A section of the Telopea speciosissima isolate NSW1024214 ecotype Mountain lineage chromosome 3, Tspe_v1, whole genome shotgun sequence genome encodes:
- the LOC122654058 gene encoding uncharacterized protein LOC122654058 codes for MGHMYQLGFQLLIIARSASDSRILEDAIHRQGDSKLVVPTGKFYLVNAGFANRTRFLRLYRNVRYHLKEWKNSNLSPTNKQELFNLRHSKLRSVIERAFSNLKLRFKILKAQAEYPFRTQVKIVQACVLLHNQILTQHSIEEEDEWLDADERAAGPSSSVQPNQQIDDDDDDDDDDDDEVEDDYSGEALNADQLREEIANNMWANWMTGDMDDEETSTSANG; via the exons ATGGGTCACATGTACCAGCTTGGGTTCCAGTTGCTGATCATTGCAA GATCTGCATCAGATTCTAGAATATTAGAGGATGCCATTCACAGACAGGGTGACAGCAAGTTAGTGGTACCTACAGGTAAATTTTATCTAGTTAATGCTGGGTTTGCCAACAGAACTAGATTCTTGAGACTGTATCGTAATGTTAGGTACCATTTAAAGGAGTGGAAGAATTCAAACTTGTCACCAACAAATAAACAGGAATTGTTTAATCTGCGACATTCTAAGCTACGAAGCGTTATTGAACGGGCATTCTCTAATTTGAAGTTAAGGTTCAAGATATTGAAAGCTCAAGCGGAATACCCATTTAGGACTCAAGTAAAAATTGTTCAAGCATGTGTTCTACTTCATAACCAAATCCTTACACAGCACagtattgaagaagaagatgagtggTTAGATGCAGATGAGAGAGCTGCAGGGCCTAGTTCTAGTGTTCAACCAAACCAAcaaattgatgatgatgatgatgatgatgatgatgatgatgatgaagttgaGGATGATTACAGTGGTGAAGCCCTTAATGCTGATCAACTCAGAGAAGAAATAGCTAACAACATGTGGGCTAACTGGATGACAGGCGATATGGATGATGAAGAAACTTCTACTTCTGCTAATGGTTAA